The following proteins come from a genomic window of Paeniglutamicibacter kerguelensis:
- a CDS encoding alpha/beta fold hydrolase produces MAKTLQKVAGAEGATVAYRQYGQGPRLITVLHSLALDGSWYEPLAEALGEEYRLLAPDFRGHGETARGETAPTLGLVARDIAAMWDAENVESSVTLGISLGGMVAQALTGSFPERVDAQILMATRGAYDEAAARGTLARAAEVRVPNGLEDVEDVTMHRWFGENSTDASNPMVQQARAQFLGAGGNTIAEYFEAMTLVGDFQLDSPPPTLVVGGDDDRSIPRPVVEQLAASIAGAELLFAKGGHLVAFENPQEVAVTVRPFLDSLDCWTR; encoded by the coding sequence ATGGCTAAGACCCTGCAAAAAGTTGCCGGCGCCGAGGGCGCCACCGTCGCCTACCGCCAGTACGGCCAAGGCCCGCGCCTGATCACCGTCCTGCACTCGCTGGCGCTGGACGGGTCCTGGTACGAACCCCTGGCCGAGGCGCTCGGTGAAGAATACCGACTGCTCGCGCCGGACTTCCGCGGCCACGGGGAAACCGCGCGCGGTGAAACCGCCCCCACACTGGGCCTCGTTGCCCGCGACATCGCCGCCATGTGGGACGCTGAAAATGTCGAGAGCTCGGTCACCCTGGGAATCTCGCTGGGCGGCATGGTCGCCCAGGCCCTCACCGGTAGCTTCCCCGAGCGCGTCGACGCACAGATCCTGATGGCAACGCGGGGCGCTTACGACGAGGCGGCAGCCCGCGGCACCTTGGCCCGAGCAGCCGAGGTCCGGGTCCCGAACGGGCTCGAGGACGTCGAAGACGTGACCATGCACCGCTGGTTCGGCGAGAACTCGACCGATGCATCCAACCCCATGGTCCAGCAGGCCCGCGCACAGTTCCTCGGGGCCGGCGGCAACACGATCGCCGAGTACTTCGAGGCCATGACCCTGGTCGGCGACTTCCAGCTGGACTCGCCGCCGCCAACCCTCGTCGTCGGCGGCGACGACGACCGAAGCATCCCCCGCCCGGTCGTCGAGCAGCTTGCCGCCTCGATCGCCGGCGCAGAGCTGCTCTTCGCCAAGGGCGGACACCTCGTCGCCTTCGAGAACCCCCAGGAGGTCGCCGTAACCGTGCGGCCCTTCCTCGACAGCCTTGATTGCTGGACACGCTAA
- a CDS encoding flavin-containing monooxygenase: MNKTLDRTTTQVSEEELAAHLESAQVPALIMLTAHVTGDASVLRDDWRPNLRALPSSGLDAETEAAARARCFELLAPFLPTQNTWDSVPSEELRLAMSTWLMGAPVEDALAMSEVAFIPNNTDPRQPEWKLDEIAPDTALNAVVIGAGFSGLLAGLRLKQAGVPFKIIEKSHDVGGTWWENTYPDCRTDVRSHIYTYSFTQHDWETHFGRQDKIHGYLHQFAADNGLLEHMVYGTEVTATRWNEDTNSWTLETKTAQGVGETIEATVVVSAVGQLNRPSIPNLEGIDSFKGPIVHSAQWDHSIDFTGKKVVVVGTGASALQFAPAVAKVAEQVTIFQRSAPWLRSTPVLRQEIADGERWLLNNLNQYRAYYRFSIFLPRVVGNLPAATVDPSFPPTEVSVSAANEALRKELTEYLLEQAGDDAELAKQIIPNYPPAAKRIICDDGTWVKTLKRENVRLVSQGVNRIDETGVWLGDEHIEADVILLGTGFKASDFLLPMSVAGIGGKDLHETWGIDASAYLGSTLPGFPNFFCMYGPNTNTVIHGNLVFFLECQAVYMIDAIKTLATGGYKSMNLRDDVFAEYDKEIVAESAKRTWGWSKTHSWYMNAEGRSTIMWPLPARNYFERTTQVRTEDYKLG; encoded by the coding sequence ATGAACAAGACCCTGGATCGCACCACGACGCAGGTCAGCGAAGAAGAACTTGCCGCCCACCTTGAGTCGGCCCAGGTCCCCGCGCTGATCATGCTGACAGCCCACGTCACCGGCGACGCCAGCGTGCTGCGCGACGACTGGCGCCCGAACCTCCGGGCCCTGCCGAGCAGCGGCCTGGATGCGGAAACCGAGGCGGCGGCGCGCGCCCGCTGCTTCGAGCTGCTGGCACCGTTCCTGCCGACCCAGAACACCTGGGACTCCGTACCCAGCGAGGAACTCCGCCTGGCCATGAGCACCTGGCTGATGGGCGCGCCCGTCGAGGACGCCCTGGCCATGTCCGAGGTCGCGTTCATCCCGAACAACACCGACCCGCGCCAGCCCGAGTGGAAGCTCGACGAGATTGCCCCGGACACCGCCCTGAACGCCGTCGTCATCGGCGCCGGGTTCTCCGGACTGCTCGCCGGCCTGCGCCTGAAGCAGGCGGGCGTGCCGTTCAAGATCATCGAGAAGAGCCACGACGTCGGCGGCACCTGGTGGGAAAACACCTACCCCGACTGCCGCACAGACGTGCGCAGCCACATCTACACCTACTCCTTCACCCAGCACGACTGGGAGACGCACTTCGGGCGCCAGGACAAGATCCACGGCTACCTGCACCAGTTCGCCGCCGACAACGGGCTGCTCGAGCACATGGTCTACGGCACCGAGGTCACCGCAACCCGCTGGAACGAGGACACCAACAGCTGGACGCTGGAAACCAAGACCGCGCAGGGCGTCGGGGAAACCATCGAAGCCACGGTCGTGGTCAGTGCCGTGGGCCAGCTCAACCGCCCCTCGATCCCGAACTTGGAAGGCATCGACTCCTTCAAGGGCCCCATCGTGCACTCCGCGCAGTGGGACCACAGCATCGACTTCACCGGCAAGAAGGTCGTCGTCGTCGGCACCGGCGCCAGCGCCCTGCAATTCGCGCCGGCAGTGGCGAAGGTCGCCGAACAGGTCACCATCTTCCAGCGCAGCGCCCCGTGGCTGCGTTCCACCCCGGTGCTCCGCCAGGAGATCGCGGACGGCGAGCGCTGGCTGCTGAACAACCTGAACCAGTACCGCGCCTACTACCGCTTCTCGATCTTCCTGCCCCGCGTCGTCGGCAACCTGCCGGCCGCCACCGTCGATCCGAGCTTCCCGCCGACCGAGGTATCGGTCTCCGCGGCCAACGAGGCGCTGCGCAAGGAGCTCACCGAGTACCTGCTGGAGCAGGCGGGCGACGACGCCGAGCTGGCCAAGCAGATCATCCCGAACTACCCGCCGGCCGCCAAGCGCATCATCTGCGACGACGGCACCTGGGTCAAGACCCTCAAGCGCGAGAACGTGCGCCTGGTGTCGCAGGGCGTGAACCGCATCGACGAGACCGGCGTGTGGCTCGGCGACGAGCACATCGAGGCCGACGTGATCTTGCTGGGCACCGGCTTCAAGGCCTCCGACTTCCTGCTTCCCATGTCCGTTGCGGGCATCGGCGGCAAGGACCTGCACGAGACCTGGGGCATCGACGCCAGCGCTTACCTGGGCTCCACACTTCCGGGCTTCCCGAACTTCTTCTGCATGTACGGGCCGAACACCAACACCGTCATCCACGGCAACCTGGTGTTCTTCCTGGAGTGCCAGGCCGTCTACATGATCGATGCGATCAAGACCCTGGCGACCGGCGGCTACAAGTCGATGAACCTGCGCGACGACGTATTCGCCGAGTACGACAAGGAAATCGTGGCCGAAAGCGCCAAGCGCACCTGGGGCTGGTCCAAGACCCACTCCTGGTACATGAACGCCGAGGGCCGCTCCACCATCATGTGGCCGTTGCCGGCCCGCAACTACTTCGAGCGCACCACCCAGGTCCGCACCGAAGACTACAAGCTCGGCTAA
- a CDS encoding alpha/beta fold hydrolase, which yields MTSTIRSTSTEATLLTETPLITETTDVVANLETRYLSGGPTDGVPVVVFLHDGAWGGASDVTWGDMLPLAAEKFRVIAPDLLGYGGSAKSIRLDVSPFAFRLTHLFSLLDHLGITEPVHLVGNSFGGSLTLRALTNPALRERIASVTTIAGTGGAWRGADLAKIGDFDGTPERMEEIVGYLCEPFDNKDAQLEARMRWAVAPGHFASMKAPHTAVPGAMAVQRPADPYPGNLAGVTTPALLIEGKDDTLFESGWSAKLQEFLPQAKAEVMDSKHSPNISQPTQTWELINGFLAEITKGDNA from the coding sequence ATGACTTCCACCATTCGATCCACTTCAACGGAGGCCACCTTGCTCACCGAGACACCCCTGATCACCGAGACGACCGACGTCGTCGCCAACCTTGAAACCCGCTACCTGTCCGGCGGCCCGACCGACGGGGTTCCCGTCGTTGTGTTCCTGCACGACGGCGCCTGGGGTGGCGCTTCGGATGTGACCTGGGGTGACATGCTGCCGCTGGCCGCCGAGAAGTTCCGTGTGATCGCACCGGACCTGCTCGGCTACGGCGGGTCAGCCAAGTCGATCCGGTTGGACGTCTCGCCCTTCGCATTCCGCCTGACCCACCTGTTCTCGCTGCTGGACCACCTGGGAATCACCGAACCGGTGCACCTGGTCGGCAACTCCTTCGGCGGTTCGCTGACCCTGCGCGCACTGACAAACCCGGCGCTGCGCGAGCGGATCGCCTCGGTGACCACCATCGCCGGCACCGGCGGTGCCTGGCGGGGGGCCGACCTGGCCAAGATCGGCGACTTCGACGGCACTCCCGAGCGCATGGAAGAAATCGTCGGCTACCTGTGCGAGCCCTTCGACAACAAGGACGCCCAGCTCGAGGCCCGCATGCGGTGGGCTGTCGCACCGGGGCACTTCGCGTCCATGAAGGCCCCGCACACCGCGGTGCCCGGGGCCATGGCGGTCCAGCGTCCGGCGGACCCGTACCCGGGCAACCTGGCAGGGGTCACCACCCCGGCCCTGCTGATCGAGGGCAAGGACGACACCCTGTTCGAAAGCGGCTGGAGCGCCAAGCTGCAGGAATTCCTGCCGCAGGCCAAGGCCGAGGTCATGGATTCCAAGCACAGCCCGAACATCAGCCAGCCAACGCAGACCTGGGAACTCATCAATGGGTTCCTGGCAGAGATCACGAAGGGTGACAACGCATGA